A genomic segment from Desulfonatronum lacustre DSM 10312 encodes:
- a CDS encoding TRAP transporter large permease produces the protein MILVATVFFGLLLLGLPIGFTLGIAGVVGLLQIGGEAFLTMAPKRFFEGLDLFTFMAMPFFILAGEIMNRSGITERLAHFADALVGYLRGGLAHSNMVASVLFAGMTGAAVSDTAAFGNTLVPAMVKKGYTRPFACAVTVAGSIIGPTIPPSNLMVIYGSLMGVSIAGLFAAGILPGLLICLLCMALIAAMGKRWNLPKGEGGPSLWNILRAFKDSILALLMPAIILGGILGGIVTPTEAAAIAVFYALFIAIVVYRTLSLQDILEMLIRTARITGVVFLIIASASILSWWMTFMQIPQAIAAFFLTVSSEPYVIIAMILGMLLVIGMFMDINAALIILAPVLVPLTQAIGMHPVHAGIMIILALNISLMTPPVGACLFVLSSITGEKIERIAMALWPFLLLQVGILFCVAYFEKLTMFIPRLLLGM, from the coding sequence ATGATTCTCGTGGCCACGGTGTTTTTCGGTCTGCTCCTGCTGGGCCTGCCCATCGGCTTCACCCTCGGCATCGCCGGGGTGGTCGGGTTGCTCCAGATCGGCGGGGAGGCGTTTCTGACCATGGCGCCCAAGCGGTTCTTCGAGGGATTGGACCTGTTCACCTTCATGGCCATGCCTTTTTTCATCCTGGCCGGGGAGATCATGAACCGCTCCGGGATCACGGAGCGGCTGGCCCATTTTGCCGACGCCCTAGTGGGGTATCTGCGCGGCGGGCTGGCCCATTCCAATATGGTCGCGTCCGTGCTCTTCGCCGGGATGACCGGGGCCGCCGTTTCCGACACCGCCGCCTTCGGCAACACCCTGGTTCCGGCCATGGTCAAGAAAGGCTATACGCGGCCTTTCGCCTGCGCCGTGACCGTGGCCGGATCGATCATCGGGCCGACCATCCCGCCGTCCAACCTGATGGTCATCTACGGCTCGCTGATGGGCGTGTCCATCGCCGGGCTGTTCGCCGCCGGGATCCTGCCGGGCCTGTTGATCTGCCTGCTGTGCATGGCCCTGATCGCGGCCATGGGCAAACGCTGGAACCTGCCCAAGGGCGAGGGCGGGCCGAGTCTGTGGAACATCCTGCGAGCCTTCAAGGACAGCATCCTGGCCCTGCTCATGCCGGCCATCATCCTGGGCGGCATCCTGGGCGGGATCGTCACACCCACCGAGGCCGCGGCCATCGCCGTGTTCTACGCCCTGTTCATCGCCATCGTCGTCTACCGCACCCTGTCCCTGCAGGACATCTTGGAAATGCTCATCCGCACGGCCCGGATCACCGGCGTGGTCTTCCTGATCATCGCCTCGGCCTCGATCCTGAGCTGGTGGATGACCTTCATGCAGATCCCCCAGGCCATCGCCGCCTTCTTCCTGACCGTGTCCTCGGAGCCGTACGTGATCATCGCTATGATCCTGGGCATGCTCCTGGTCATCGGGATGTTCATGGACATCAACGCGGCCTTGATCATCCTGGCCCCGGTCCTTGTTCCGCTGACCCAGGCCATCGGCATGCACCCGGTGCATGCCGGGATCATGATCATTCTGGCCCTGAACATCTCCCTGATGACCCCGCCCGTTGGAGCGTGTCTGTTCGTGCTCTCCTCGATCACCGGTGAGAAGATCGAACGGATCGCCATGGCCCTGTGGCCTTTTCTGCTCTTGCAGGTGGGGATCTTGTTCTGCGTGGCCTATTTTGAGAAGCTGACCATGTTCATTCCGCGGCTGCTCCTGGGCATGTAG
- a CDS encoding indolepyruvate oxidoreductase subunit beta → MSRLRIFFTGVGGQGTVTATRLLAQAALDEGIPVVAGEVHGMAQRGGIVESTVLMGGYVNPRISPGEADVLLGFEPLETLRALPYLAPEGLILSSSEQMPPVSVCCGREQSPPLEEMERMVRECTPHVHFLPCQRLGLEAGALPAGNLALLGALCALNRLPFGLERMEKTIAASLAPKLVDANVKALRLGAAAVA, encoded by the coding sequence ATGTCCCGTTTGCGAATTTTTTTCACCGGCGTGGGCGGACAAGGCACGGTCACGGCGACCCGCCTGCTGGCTCAGGCCGCTTTGGATGAAGGCATTCCAGTGGTTGCCGGGGAAGTTCACGGCATGGCCCAACGCGGCGGCATCGTGGAATCCACGGTACTCATGGGCGGGTACGTCAATCCCCGGATCAGCCCGGGCGAGGCCGACGTATTGCTGGGATTCGAACCGTTGGAGACCCTGCGCGCCCTGCCCTATCTCGCCCCGGAGGGCCTGATTCTGAGCAGCAGTGAGCAGATGCCCCCGGTCAGCGTCTGTTGCGGACGGGAGCAGTCACCGCCCTTGGAGGAGATGGAGCGCATGGTCCGGGAATGCACTCCGCACGTGCACTTCCTGCCCTGCCAGCGCCTGGGCCTGGAGGCCGGGGCGTTGCCGGCCGGCAACCTGGCCTTGCTGGGAGCGCTCTGCGCTCTGAACCGCCTGCCCTTCGGCCTGGAGCGCATGGAGAAGACCATCGCGGCTTCCCTGGCCCCCAAACTGGTGGACGCCAACGTCAAGGCCCTGCGTCTCGGCGCCGCGGCCGTGGCCTGA
- the iorA gene encoding indolepyruvate ferredoxin oxidoreductase subunit alpha, whose protein sequence is MDILLSGQAGEKHLLLGNEAIVRGALEAGVSFVSCYPGTPSSEVPDTFFRLSDKGGYGFEYSTNEKVALEVGIGATLGGASTLVTMKHVGVNVAADPLMSVAYFGAPGGLVLLSADDPGCHSSQNEQDNRYYARLAGMPCLEPSSAQEMKDMTKAAMDLSRQFEQPVMLRTSTRVNHQRGEVVFGAMQPPVQGAPFVSDPRRFVIIPAVARARHKILLQKLEELREEAEKSPLNKISGQGDVGCISSGISRVYLKDALTDLDLLDKVRVLELGFSYPLPEKMIEGFLRGLSKVIIVEEGEPILETEIRALAQRLGVNVEIHGKSEHLPHFDEYSSLIVKQGLSAALGLPQATAKPCPAPQGLPMRPPNMCPGCPHRAAFYSVRQVFGDEALYSSDIGCYTLGVLPPLRAADTCVCMGASISTGSGLAKVSGRTVVAYIGDSTFFHSGITGLANAVFNHHDLLVVILDNKTTAMTGQQPHPGVEHTSKGPNTARVDILALVKACGVEHVRVQNPLNMKATKEVLEELKALSGVRVLIAEEPCPLFARRVMGRKRPATAVVEEGCDGCNECMDHLACPAFFTQDGKMVINPDQCNGCMFCVQLCEHIKPRKRS, encoded by the coding sequence ATGGACATTCTTCTTTCAGGACAAGCCGGTGAGAAACATCTGCTGTTGGGCAACGAGGCCATCGTCCGCGGAGCGCTGGAGGCCGGGGTCAGCTTCGTCTCCTGCTATCCGGGCACACCGTCGTCCGAGGTTCCGGACACTTTTTTTCGGCTTAGCGACAAGGGCGGCTACGGTTTCGAGTACTCGACCAACGAAAAAGTGGCTTTGGAAGTCGGCATCGGGGCCACCTTGGGCGGGGCGTCGACGCTGGTGACCATGAAGCACGTGGGCGTGAACGTCGCCGCGGACCCGCTGATGAGCGTAGCCTATTTCGGAGCCCCCGGAGGACTGGTGCTGCTCAGCGCGGATGATCCCGGCTGCCATTCCAGCCAGAACGAACAAGACAACCGCTACTATGCCCGGTTGGCGGGCATGCCTTGCCTGGAGCCTTCCAGCGCGCAGGAAATGAAGGATATGACCAAGGCGGCCATGGACTTGTCCCGGCAATTTGAGCAGCCGGTCATGTTGCGCACCAGCACCCGGGTCAACCACCAGCGTGGCGAAGTGGTCTTCGGCGCGATGCAGCCACCGGTGCAGGGAGCGCCTTTTGTTTCCGACCCTCGGCGCTTCGTGATCATCCCGGCCGTGGCCCGGGCCAGGCATAAAATCCTGCTGCAAAAGTTGGAAGAATTGCGGGAGGAGGCGGAAAAATCCCCGCTGAACAAAATTTCCGGCCAGGGCGATGTGGGCTGCATCAGCTCGGGCATCAGCCGGGTTTACCTCAAGGACGCCCTGACGGATCTGGACCTGCTGGACAAGGTTCGGGTGCTGGAACTGGGCTTTTCCTACCCGCTGCCGGAAAAAATGATCGAGGGCTTTTTGCGGGGGTTGTCCAAGGTGATCATCGTGGAAGAGGGCGAGCCGATCCTGGAAACCGAGATCCGCGCCCTGGCCCAGCGCCTGGGCGTCAACGTGGAAATCCACGGCAAGAGCGAGCATCTGCCCCATTTCGACGAATATTCCTCGCTGATCGTCAAGCAAGGTTTGAGCGCGGCCCTGGGATTGCCTCAAGCGACGGCAAAGCCCTGTCCCGCGCCGCAAGGCCTGCCCATGCGTCCGCCGAACATGTGTCCCGGTTGTCCGCACCGGGCCGCGTTTTACAGCGTGCGCCAGGTCTTCGGCGACGAGGCCCTCTATTCCTCGGACATCGGTTGCTACACCCTGGGCGTTCTGCCGCCGCTGCGGGCCGCGGACACCTGCGTGTGCATGGGAGCCTCCATCTCCACGGGCTCCGGGCTGGCCAAGGTCAGCGGGCGCACCGTGGTGGCCTATATCGGGGACTCCACCTTCTTCCACTCCGGAATCACCGGACTGGCCAACGCCGTCTTCAATCACCACGATCTGCTGGTGGTCATTCTGGACAACAAGACCACGGCCATGACCGGCCAGCAGCCCCATCCCGGGGTGGAACACACCTCCAAGGGGCCGAACACGGCCCGGGTGGACATTCTGGCCCTGGTCAAGGCCTGCGGAGTGGAGCATGTCCGGGTCCAGAATCCGCTGAACATGAAGGCCACTAAGGAGGTCCTGGAGGAGCTCAAGGCCCTGTCCGGGGTCCGGGTGCTCATCGCCGAGGAGCCCTGCCCGCTCTTCGCCCGCCGGGTCATGGGCCGAAAGCGCCCGGCCACGGCCGTGGTGGAAGAGGGATGCGACGGGTGCAACGAGTGCATGGATCACCTCGCCTGTCCGGCCTTTTTCACTCAGGACGGGAAAATGGTCATCAACCCTGACCAGTGCAACGGCTGCATGTTCTGCGTACAGCTTTGCGAACACATCAAACCCCGGAAAAGGAGCTGA
- a CDS encoding sigma-54-dependent Fis family transcriptional regulator, whose protein sequence is MPSRAVTLDNLSLCLDTLKEILDQMQPDVHLETSLKAVLQVLSHNLGYVRNFLAIYDSETRSLKLSLTHGPQKPSQVSYGEGQGVTGQVLAKGEAIIVPVISEHPDFLNWAFGRGKEEMDALSFVCVPVVQGEREDKGKEILGVLSVDLPTASMEVLRTHCRFLEVVARIIAHRVARLQEDMARQQHLMEQGLAVYDPGFSPKNIVHASKSMRLVLQQISQVAPSRATVLLRGESGTGKELLAEAIHTASPRAGQPLIRLNCAALPAELVESELFGHEKGAFTGAVQSKKGRFELAHQGTLFLDEIGELSLDAQAKVLRAIQEKEIQRLGSEQTIIVDTRLVCATNRPLEDLIAAGQFREDLFYRINVFPIYVQPLRERREDILPMAEHFLHAFAKEYGKQIKRISTPAVDLLTQYHWPGNARELRNCLERAVLLCTEEVIRTYHLPPTLQTAESSATDTDLSFGEAVAKFEQEILVDALKKARGNMLQAARELRISYRIVNYKIKKYGIDPKKFVTKVAGK, encoded by the coding sequence ATGCCTTCCCGAGCCGTTACACTGGACAATCTCTCCCTGTGCCTGGATACCCTCAAGGAAATACTGGACCAGATGCAGCCGGACGTGCACCTGGAAACCAGCCTGAAGGCCGTGCTCCAGGTTCTGTCCCACAACCTGGGGTACGTGCGCAATTTTTTGGCCATTTACGACTCCGAAACCCGCAGTCTGAAGCTAAGCCTGACCCACGGGCCCCAGAAGCCGTCCCAGGTGTCCTACGGGGAAGGCCAGGGCGTCACCGGTCAGGTGCTGGCCAAGGGGGAGGCGATCATCGTTCCGGTGATCAGCGAACACCCTGATTTTCTGAACTGGGCCTTTGGCCGGGGAAAGGAGGAGATGGATGCGCTGTCCTTTGTCTGCGTCCCGGTGGTGCAGGGGGAGCGCGAGGACAAGGGAAAGGAGATTCTCGGCGTGCTCAGCGTGGATCTGCCCACGGCGTCGATGGAGGTCCTACGGACCCACTGCCGTTTCTTGGAGGTGGTGGCCCGGATTATCGCCCACCGGGTGGCCCGACTTCAGGAGGACATGGCCAGACAACAGCATCTGATGGAACAGGGCTTGGCCGTCTACGACCCCGGTTTTTCCCCGAAGAACATCGTCCATGCCTCCAAAAGCATGCGCTTGGTCTTGCAGCAGATTTCCCAGGTGGCCCCCAGCCGGGCCACGGTCCTGCTGCGCGGCGAATCCGGCACGGGCAAGGAACTCCTGGCCGAAGCCATTCACACGGCCAGCCCTCGGGCCGGTCAGCCCTTGATCCGGCTGAACTGCGCGGCCCTGCCCGCGGAACTGGTGGAGAGCGAGCTGTTCGGCCACGAAAAGGGGGCCTTCACCGGGGCGGTGCAGAGCAAGAAGGGCCGCTTTGAACTGGCCCATCAGGGGACCCTGTTCCTGGACGAAATCGGGGAACTCAGCCTGGACGCCCAGGCCAAGGTGCTCCGGGCCATCCAGGAAAAGGAAATCCAGCGGTTGGGCAGCGAACAGACCATCATCGTGGACACCCGGTTGGTCTGCGCCACCAACCGGCCCCTGGAAGACCTGATCGCCGCCGGGCAATTCCGTGAGGACCTGTTCTACCGGATCAACGTCTTTCCCATCTACGTCCAGCCCCTGCGGGAACGCCGGGAGGACATCCTGCCCATGGCCGAACACTTCCTGCATGCCTTTGCCAAAGAATACGGCAAACAGATCAAACGCATCTCCACCCCGGCCGTGGATCTGCTGACTCAGTACCACTGGCCCGGCAACGCACGGGAGTTGCGCAACTGCCTGGAACGGGCCGTGCTGCTGTGCACCGAGGAGGTCATCCGCACCTACCACCTCCCGCCGACCCTCCAGACCGCCGAAAGTTCGGCCACGGACACGGACCTGTCCTTCGGCGAGGCCGTGGCCAAATTCGAGCAGGAAATCCTGGTCGACGCCCTGAAAAAGGCCCGGGGCAATATGCTCCAGGCGGCCCGCGAACTGCGGATCAGCTACCGGATCGTGAACTACAAGATCAAGAAATACGGCATCGACCCCAAAAAATTCGTCACCAAGGTCGCCGGCAAGTAG
- the ygeW gene encoding knotted carbamoyltransferase YgeW yields MDKTGIRETIRRLAGRRIEGMYHSDFLLTWEKTAEELAAVFDVAEILRAMRAMDVSPRLYDSGLAISIFRDNSTRTRFSFAAAANLLGLTVQDMDEEKSQIAHGETVRETANMVSFMAEAIGIRDDIFLGQGNAYMREVAASLDDGFRQGVLPTRPSVVNLQCDLDHPTQTMADALHLINHFGGLNKLRGKKIAMTWAYSPSYGKPLSVAQGVVGLMTRLGMDVVLGHPEGYTVLPEVEELARKQAAESGGSFQVVNSMAEAFTGADIVYPKSWAPFAVMEERTKLLSQRDTEGLKDLEKRCLENNKRFVDWECTEDMMKLTKDASALYMHCLPADISGVSCAQGEVQASVFERYRIDTYKEAGYKPYVVAAMILLSRLKHPADALMGMLDGERKRCVS; encoded by the coding sequence ATGGACAAAACCGGCATTCGCGAAACGATTCGGCGGCTGGCTGGCCGCCGGATCGAGGGCATGTATCACAGCGACTTTCTCTTGACCTGGGAAAAGACGGCCGAGGAACTGGCCGCGGTGTTCGACGTGGCCGAAATCCTGCGGGCCATGCGGGCCATGGACGTCTCACCCAGACTCTACGACTCCGGCCTGGCCATCTCCATCTTCCGGGACAACTCCACCCGGACCCGGTTCAGCTTTGCCGCCGCGGCCAACCTTTTGGGCCTGACCGTGCAGGACATGGACGAGGAAAAATCCCAGATCGCCCACGGCGAGACGGTGCGCGAGACCGCGAACATGGTCTCCTTCATGGCCGAGGCCATCGGCATCCGGGACGACATTTTTCTGGGTCAGGGCAACGCCTACATGCGGGAAGTGGCCGCTTCCCTGGATGACGGTTTTCGCCAGGGCGTACTGCCCACCCGGCCCAGCGTGGTCAATCTGCAATGCGACCTGGACCATCCCACTCAGACCATGGCCGACGCCCTGCACCTGATCAATCACTTCGGCGGCCTGAACAAGCTCAGGGGCAAGAAGATCGCCATGACCTGGGCCTATTCGCCCTCCTACGGCAAGCCGCTGTCCGTGGCCCAGGGCGTGGTCGGCCTGATGACCCGGCTGGGCATGGACGTGGTCCTGGGCCATCCGGAAGGCTACACCGTGCTGCCCGAGGTGGAAGAGTTGGCCCGCAAGCAGGCCGCCGAGTCCGGCGGCTCTTTCCAGGTGGTCAACTCCATGGCCGAGGCCTTCACGGGCGCGGACATCGTCTATCCCAAGAGCTGGGCCCCCTTCGCCGTGATGGAAGAGCGCACCAAACTGCTCAGCCAGCGCGATACCGAAGGTCTGAAAGATCTGGAAAAACGCTGCCTGGAGAACAACAAGCGTTTCGTGGACTGGGAATGCACCGAAGACATGATGAAGCTGACCAAGGACGCCAGCGCCCTGTACATGCACTGCCTGCCCGCGGACATCTCAGGGGTCAGTTGCGCCCAGGGCGAGGTCCAGGCTTCGGTCTTTGAGCGGTACCGGATCGACACCTACAAGGAGGCCGGCTACAAGCCCTACGTGGTGGCCGCCATGATCCTGCTCTCCCGTCTGAAACACCCCGCTGACGCCCTGATGGGCATGCTGGACGGGGAACGCAAACGCTGCGTCAGCTAA
- a CDS encoding YgeY family selenium metabolism-linked hydrolase yields MSIDPKKIVERAEYYKPEISRFLREMIAIPSESCQEEAVCALIKKEMEKVGFDRVEIDPMGNVLGFIGNGPRLIALDAHVDTVGVGDRSQWSHDPFLGHEDEETITGRGASDQEGGMASMVYAGKIIKDLDLLPKDVTLMMAGTVQEEDCDGLCWLYIVNEGKLRPEFVVSTEPTSCNVYRGQRGRMEIQVGTKGVSCHGSAPERGDNAIFKMGPVLNELQALHTNLRTDPFLGKGSLTVSEIGHCSPSRCAVADGCWISVDRRLTWGETWEEALQQIRNLPAVRAAGAEVTMYNYDKPSYTGLVYPTECYFPAWVLEESHPVCETLVETYTRLFGEKPLVDKWTFSTNGVSIMGRLGIPCVGFGPGHEDQAHAPNEKTWKSELVQAAAMYALIPAVYVERTQG; encoded by the coding sequence ATGTCAATTGATCCGAAAAAAATCGTGGAACGCGCGGAATATTACAAGCCGGAGATCAGCCGGTTTTTGCGCGAGATGATCGCCATTCCCAGCGAGTCCTGCCAGGAAGAGGCCGTGTGCGCCCTGATCAAGAAGGAGATGGAGAAGGTCGGGTTCGACCGGGTGGAGATCGACCCCATGGGCAACGTCCTGGGGTTCATCGGCAACGGCCCCCGGCTGATCGCTCTGGACGCGCACGTGGACACCGTGGGCGTGGGGGATCGCTCGCAGTGGAGCCATGATCCCTTTCTCGGCCATGAGGACGAGGAGACCATCACCGGTCGCGGGGCCAGCGACCAGGAAGGCGGCATGGCCTCCATGGTCTATGCCGGAAAAATCATCAAGGATCTGGACCTGCTGCCCAAGGACGTGACCCTGATGATGGCTGGCACGGTCCAGGAAGAGGACTGCGACGGCCTGTGCTGGTTGTACATCGTCAACGAGGGCAAACTGCGTCCGGAGTTCGTGGTCTCCACCGAGCCCACGTCCTGCAACGTCTATCGCGGCCAGCGGGGTCGGATGGAGATCCAGGTGGGCACCAAAGGCGTGAGCTGCCACGGCTCGGCCCCGGAGCGCGGGGACAACGCCATTTTCAAGATGGGGCCGGTCCTCAATGAACTCCAGGCCCTGCACACCAATCTGCGCACCGACCCCTTTCTTGGCAAGGGCAGCCTGACGGTCTCCGAGATCGGCCACTGCTCGCCCTCGCGCTGCGCCGTGGCCGACGGGTGCTGGATATCCGTGGACCGTCGCCTGACCTGGGGCGAAACCTGGGAAGAGGCTCTGCAACAGATCCGCAATCTGCCCGCGGTGCGCGCCGCCGGGGCGGAAGTGACCATGTACAACTACGACAAGCCGTCCTACACCGGTCTGGTCTATCCCACGGAATGCTATTTCCCGGCCTGGGTGCTGGAAGAGAGCCACCCGGTCTGCGAAACCCTGGTGGAAACCTATACCCGGTTGTTCGGGGAAAAACCGCTGGTGGACAAGTGGACCTTTTCCACCAACGGCGTCTCCATCATGGGCCGCCTGGGCATCCCGTGCGTCGGCTTCGGCCCGGGCCACGAAGACCAGGCCCACGCCCCGAACGAGAAAACCTGGAAATCCGAACTGGTCCAAGCCGCGGCTATGTACGCTTTGATTCCGGCGGTGTACGTGGAGCGGACGCAAGGTTGA
- a CDS encoding J domain-containing protein — protein sequence MSLNRSFKILGVAPGAPLEDVKKAFRKLAFAYHPDLHPDMPDASRRFQELNEAYIRVSRHLETQSEAAGQPPPGPKSGRPQADGKRPKDAQETPSGASPGASTGASESEWSSSSRYAKTAHSRYRRQAAYQREDLLKDLLKDPFARQVYEDIYSQVRGTGRERTAASAEEHAKKVLRVEWGDRKLELDFSRSLKDRVGSWLRRQLDDEQTVSFPRRQLFPGKHVRIQIQQGWRGPATTLDVALPTDFIPGQPVRLKGKGRKIGPWQGDLYLRILPK from the coding sequence ATGTCCTTGAATCGCAGCTTCAAAATCCTGGGCGTCGCGCCCGGCGCCCCCCTGGAAGACGTCAAAAAGGCCTTCCGCAAGCTGGCCTTCGCCTACCATCCGGACCTGCATCCGGACATGCCCGACGCATCCCGCCGCTTTCAGGAACTGAACGAGGCCTACATCAGGGTTTCCCGCCATCTGGAAACCCAATCCGAAGCCGCTGGTCAACCGCCTCCGGGACCGAAAAGCGGACGTCCTCAAGCCGACGGCAAGCGACCCAAAGACGCTCAAGAAACGCCGAGCGGCGCTTCGCCAGGTGCTTCGACGGGCGCCTCGGAAAGCGAATGGTCCTCCAGTTCCCGCTACGCCAAGACGGCCCACTCCCGCTATCGTCGCCAGGCGGCCTACCAGCGGGAGGATCTGCTTAAGGATCTGCTCAAGGACCCCTTCGCCCGCCAGGTCTATGAAGACATCTACAGTCAGGTTCGAGGAACGGGACGCGAACGGACCGCGGCGTCCGCCGAGGAACATGCCAAGAAGGTGCTGCGCGTGGAATGGGGGGATCGCAAGCTGGAGCTGGACTTCTCTCGAAGCCTCAAGGACCGCGTTGGAAGCTGGCTGCGCCGCCAGCTGGACGACGAACAGACGGTCTCCTTTCCCCGCCGCCAACTTTTCCCCGGCAAACACGTTCGCATCCAGATTCAACAAGGCTGGCGCGGCCCCGCCACCACCCTGGACGTGGCCCTGCCGACGGACTTTATCCCCGGCCAACCCGTCCGACTCAAGGGCAAAGGCCGCAAGATCGGCCCCTGGCAAGGCGACCTCTACCTGCGCATCCTGCCGAAGTAA
- a CDS encoding YkgJ family cysteine cluster protein has product MDNPKENTAFTCLRCGGCCQGEGGIVLTEADVVRLCGHLGMERPAFAAAYVETVSGKNRLRTDVKGWCIFFAEGCTVHPAKPTICRAWPFFRGNMVDATSWEMAQDACPGINPEPGHLEFIAQGETYLRSLEVEPSSDVGPNALRSGKGAQNAP; this is encoded by the coding sequence ATGGATAACCCAAAGGAAAACACCGCGTTCACCTGTCTGCGCTGCGGCGGCTGCTGCCAGGGCGAAGGTGGCATCGTGCTCACCGAAGCCGACGTGGTTCGTCTTTGCGGCCACTTGGGCATGGAACGCCCGGCCTTTGCCGCCGCCTATGTGGAAACGGTCAGCGGCAAAAATCGGTTGCGGACCGACGTCAAAGGATGGTGCATCTTCTTCGCCGAAGGCTGCACCGTGCATCCGGCCAAACCCACGATCTGCCGGGCCTGGCCTTTTTTTCGGGGCAACATGGTGGACGCGACCAGTTGGGAAATGGCCCAGGACGCCTGTCCGGGCATCAATCCCGAGCCGGGCCATCTCGAATTCATCGCCCAGGGAGAGACATACCTGCGAAGCCTGGAGGTGGAGCCGTCCTCGGATGTCGGCCCGAATGCCCTGCGTAGTGGAAAGGGTGCGCAAAACGCCCCCTGA
- a CDS encoding TRAP transporter small permease — translation MFHQTAIAIDRFGAVLNWVTERVCALLVAVMVAIIWWGVVTRYFIGSGGIWTEELSRYVMIWAALLAVPVGAYRREHIGLDILFRFFPRKMQKPFRVLLDMVGFSFFLFLTVYGIGMAQAGASQFATIFGMTMFFPFASVPVSAGLTCVQIVVATVRELADLPPPLFSMSAPNIAAEEKP, via the coding sequence ATGTTCCATCAAACCGCCATCGCCATTGATCGCTTCGGGGCCGTGTTGAACTGGGTTACGGAGCGGGTTTGCGCGCTGTTGGTGGCGGTGATGGTGGCGATCATCTGGTGGGGGGTGGTTACCCGGTACTTCATCGGCTCCGGCGGCATCTGGACCGAGGAGCTGTCCCGCTACGTGATGATCTGGGCCGCGCTGCTGGCCGTGCCCGTGGGGGCCTACCGCCGGGAGCACATCGGCCTGGACATCCTGTTCCGCTTTTTTCCGCGAAAAATGCAAAAGCCCTTCCGGGTCCTGCTGGACATGGTGGGCTTCAGCTTTTTTCTGTTCCTGACCGTCTACGGCATCGGCATGGCCCAGGCCGGGGCCTCCCAGTTCGCCACGATCTTCGGGATGACCATGTTTTTTCCCTTTGCCTCGGTCCCGGTCAGCGCGGGCTTGACCTGCGTCCAGATCGTGGTGGCCACGGTCAGGGAACTGGCTGATCTGCCGCCCCCGCTGTTTTCCATGTCCGCCCCGAACATAGCTGCGGAGGAAAAGCCATGA
- a CDS encoding TRAP transporter substrate-binding protein, translated as MKTRTNLFMAVLAPFLALALILGVAPQAEAQKTIKLHHLNNDDPLDNATGAMATVFKSLVEAGTNGEITVQTFPNGQLGKDNEVLQQVRAGVIEMGIHSVGGFASIYPMMGIIDVPFAFPDIAATYEVFDGPFGQKYAADMEAKTGLKILGFGDSGGFFHFSNSRRPITTPADMQGLKIRTMTLDTHQALINSLGGQPAPIAWAELYTALQTGVADGQMNPVPIIAFAKFDEVQKYLSLTGHLFAPYVWAVNMNFWNSLSEQEQTIVQNAATSAIVAGRGISRIIEASDRGLPALSKKMEVNALTPEQKAEFQAQAMPAVKQIIADKHGEEGVAMMNAFLEAIEQVGK; from the coding sequence ATGAAAACGAGGACAAATTTGTTCATGGCCGTACTGGCCCCCTTCCTGGCCCTGGCGTTGATCCTGGGCGTCGCGCCCCAGGCCGAGGCCCAGAAAACCATCAAGCTGCACCACCTGAACAACGACGACCCGCTGGACAACGCCACCGGAGCCATGGCCACGGTGTTCAAGAGCCTGGTGGAGGCCGGGACCAACGGCGAGATCACGGTCCAGACCTTCCCCAACGGCCAGTTGGGCAAGGACAACGAAGTGCTCCAACAGGTTCGCGCCGGAGTGATCGAGATGGGTATTCACTCCGTGGGCGGGTTTGCCTCCATTTACCCGATGATGGGCATCATCGACGTGCCCTTTGCGTTCCCGGACATCGCCGCCACGTACGAAGTCTTCGACGGCCCCTTCGGTCAAAAGTACGCCGCAGACATGGAAGCCAAGACCGGGTTGAAGATCCTGGGCTTCGGGGACTCCGGCGGCTTTTTCCACTTCTCCAACTCCCGTCGGCCCATCACCACTCCGGCGGACATGCAGGGCCTGAAGATCCGGACCATGACCCTGGACACCCACCAGGCGCTGATCAACTCCCTGGGCGGACAGCCCGCGCCCATCGCCTGGGCCGAACTGTACACCGCCTTGCAGACCGGCGTGGCCGACGGCCAGATGAACCCCGTCCCGATCATCGCCTTTGCCAAGTTCGACGAAGTGCAGAAGTACCTCAGCCTGACCGGGCACCTCTTCGCCCCCTACGTCTGGGCCGTGAACATGAACTTCTGGAACTCCCTCTCCGAGCAGGAACAGACCATCGTCCAGAACGCCGCCACCTCCGCCATCGTGGCTGGCCGCGGCATCTCCCGGATCATCGAAGCCTCGGACCGCGGCCTGCCCGCCCTATCCAAGAAAATGGAAGTCAACGCTCTGACCCCTGAGCAGAAAGCTGAATTCCAGGCCCAGGCCATGCCCGCGGTGAAACAGATCATCGCCGACAAGCACGGTGAAGAAGGCGTGGCCATGATGAACGCTTTTCTGGAGGCTATTGAGCAGGTCGGCAAGTAG